The Ketobacter alkanivorans genome includes the window TCACAATGTTCCGCCTCGAAGCGGATTTTGCAATTGAAGTATCGCTTGTAGATCTTCTCGTATTCGGGTGCGGCGTACGGAAAGGCAATACAGTCTGGTTCGTACTCCTTACCTAAAAGGAACTGCAAAATGTTTTTGAAATTCACCATTATCGATTCAAAGAAAAAATGGGAATAGGGCGCAAGTGGAATACATTCTATGATCCGAATACCAACGGTGGATTCTGTTTCGTAGTATTCCATGGTGAACGGAGGAAATGCTTTTTCACACAGGCGACACGCTGCTTGCAAACACTCTGAATAAGTTGGCTGTGCCATAGCTGACACGCCCGCCATGCCGTGGCAGGTGAGCCTCATTTGCTGGCCGACTGCTAATCCGCCGTAGGGCATGTTCAACTCTTTGAGTGAAACTTCAACGAGTTTTAAAACTTCGTTGAGAGAGTATGGGCGGGAGTTGTCACAAAGGTTATCAAGGTCAACCCCTGACTTCCTGCTCAGTTCGGTGCGTTTGATGCCAAGCTGCTCTGGCAGTTCCAGATAAGCTGCAATGTATTCAGGCAAAACTATAGGTGTGTCTCTATCCATAATCTTGTTCTTTTTATTTGGACTTCAACATTAAGTATATGAGAGTTCGAGAGTTAAATGTTACTGCTTAAATGTATGTACTTAGTCATTCTATGTCTCACTTCCGTTACAAACCAACGTGCATTGTTAGCTTTAGTGGCCAATTGAGCCATTTTTATGGCCACCCTTATTGAACGGTTGCGTAGCTAGTATATTTGAAGTGGACGTGTTTTTAACGTTCTGATTTGATTGGTGATTAATATTTATATAGTTGTAAGCTATAAGGTGTTCAATGAGGAAGGCTGGCGCTGTGTTGGTGGCCGATTTTTACAACAGTTGCGCTGTTGGTGAGGGTGGTTACGTTCGTGTATTGATCTGTGCCGCTGTTTGGTTGTTCAGATGGTTGTACATTGCATGTCTCATAACGATTAAAACTGATTAGTAATTATGCAATGTTTCTTGGGAATCCTAATGAGGTTATGTAAATGAAAAAGTTATCGCTGCTGGACGATTTGTTCCTATGGCTTGAGCGAAGACATCAGCCTATGCATGTGGCGGGCTTGTTGATTTTTGAATATCCCAAAGATGCGCCTGCTAACTACGTTAGCCTGGTGGCCGAGCAGATGCGGGCCTGCAATGAGCCAACCTATCCTTTTGATCAAAGATTGATTGAGCGCTGGAGCGGCAACTGCTGGGAGCATGATCCAGCCTTCGATATTGATCACCATTTTCGTCATGTGGCTCTACCTAAACCCGGCGGTATCAAAGAGTTACTCCAATTTATCTCTATTGAGCACAGTAACTTGCTGGATCGCAGCCGCCCTTTGTGGGAATCCTATTTAATTGAGGCGATGCATGGTCGCCACTTTGCCATGTACACCAAGGTTCATCACTCCGTTTTGGATGGTGTTTCCGCTATGCGCACTACCATGCGTATGTTGGGGAATGATCCCGCTGAGCGGGACATGCTTCCGATTTGGCAAATGCCTCCGTCTCCAAGAATGCTGGGGGAGAAGCCAGCAGAGGGGCTGATGTCTACATTGCGGATGGCTGGTTCGGTGGTGGGTGGACAGTTATCCACCATCAAGCCGGTAGCGAGCGCGCTTTATGACACCATTCAGGCGGCCCGGAAGAATCCTGAGTACGCGAATGTGTTTAAAGCGCCAGCCTGCCGTTTAAACCAACCGATTACCGGTTCGCGCCGTTTTGCGGCTCAGTCATTTGAGCGCTCCCGGCTTAAGTCTATAGCTGAGAAAACCGGCTCGACCACCAACGACATAATCCTGGCAATGTGCGGTTCGGCGTTACGGCATTATTTGCAATCTTACGATGCGCTTCCGGATTTGCCGTTGGTGGCAATGGTTCCGGTGTCCTTGCGTAAGGACGACAGCATCGGTGGCAATCAGGTAGGGGTTATTCTGGCCAATCTCGCAACTCACTTGAAGGGTAGCCTGAATCGTTTAGGGGTAATCAAGCAATCGGTTGATGAGGCAAAGGATAAGTTTCAGCGTATGAGCAAGGAGGAGGCAGTCAACTACACGGCTCTGACGCTCGCCCCCAGTGGGCTGACGCTGTTGACCGGTTTGATGTCTAAATGGTTGGCCTTTAACGTGGTGATTTCGAATGTGCCTGGCCCATCTGGGCCACAATACTGGAATGGAGCCAAGCTAGAGCGTTTTTATCCTGTATCGGCCATTGTGAACAATATGGCTCTGAACATCACCATTATAAGCTATGAAGACAGGCTTGAGTTCGGCATAGTTGGCTGCGGTCGGACCTTGCCCAGCATGCAGCGATTATTACAGTATCTGGATGATGCCTTGATTGAGTTGGAAGCGGATCTGGGCCTATCCCCGCCTGCGAAACCGGTTAAAAAACGGGCTAGAAGAATCCACAAGGAGAGGGCTGAATAATTAATAAGTGACTGAATGTGCACTGAATTAGGTTTGCTGTAGATGTGATATGAAAGCCTTTTGTCTCGATCATATGGGCATATAAATTCAGTTGGTCAGTTGTATTTATTACTTGCGCTCCTGTAACCCCTCAATTACAGTGTACATATGTACACGGATATTGAGGGATTTACATGAATAATGAACTGGCTCCCAAACCATCTACTGAGCGGCAGTCTAAGTCAGGCTTATCGCCGACACACTG containing:
- a CDS encoding AraC family transcriptional regulator, whose product is MDRDTPIVLPEYIAAYLELPEQLGIKRTELSRKSGVDLDNLCDNSRPYSLNEVLKLVEVSLKELNMPYGGLAVGQQMRLTCHGMAGVSAMAQPTYSECLQAACRLCEKAFPPFTMEYYETESTVGIRIIECIPLAPYSHFFFESIMVNFKNILQFLLGKEYEPDCIAFPYAAPEYEKIYKRYFNCKIRFEAEHCDFSVSKKLARRELLLANKGIARMAEQDFLKTVPPINLNYLPKKLRLVLIQSAGAFPSLETAARKLGMSGRTLRRQLNSLGTNFQNELDLLRREFAINYLTKSDKCITEIALMLGFCDSSAFSKAFKKWTGESPREFKKNYGPQSNNSTDIDFDMEHLHLEASE
- a CDS encoding WS/DGAT/MGAT family O-acyltransferase, with the translated sequence MKKLSLLDDLFLWLERRHQPMHVAGLLIFEYPKDAPANYVSLVAEQMRACNEPTYPFDQRLIERWSGNCWEHDPAFDIDHHFRHVALPKPGGIKELLQFISIEHSNLLDRSRPLWESYLIEAMHGRHFAMYTKVHHSVLDGVSAMRTTMRMLGNDPAERDMLPIWQMPPSPRMLGEKPAEGLMSTLRMAGSVVGGQLSTIKPVASALYDTIQAARKNPEYANVFKAPACRLNQPITGSRRFAAQSFERSRLKSIAEKTGSTTNDIILAMCGSALRHYLQSYDALPDLPLVAMVPVSLRKDDSIGGNQVGVILANLATHLKGSLNRLGVIKQSVDEAKDKFQRMSKEEAVNYTALTLAPSGLTLLTGLMSKWLAFNVVISNVPGPSGPQYWNGAKLERFYPVSAIVNNMALNITIISYEDRLEFGIVGCGRTLPSMQRLLQYLDDALIELEADLGLSPPAKPVKKRARRIHKERAE